A single window of Ovis canadensis isolate MfBH-ARS-UI-01 breed Bighorn chromosome 15, ARS-UI_OviCan_v2, whole genome shotgun sequence DNA harbors:
- the LOC138420426 gene encoding olfactory receptor 51F2-like, whose product MPSFNQSIFHPTVFFLTGIPGFETYHAWVFIPFCCLYVIAISGNGMILFIIITESSLHEPMYYFLSMLSFTDLGLCLSTLVTMVGIFWFNTREISFDACIGQMFFIHGFTFMESSVLLAMAFDRYIAICNPLRYATILTNSRIIKVGFAIVIRGTTALIPLLLLLKHLSFCGSHVLHHSYCFHPDVMKLSCTDTKINSAFGLAIVISTAALDSVLILLSYVLIIHSVLGIASSEEQKKAFGTCVSHISAVAIFYVPMISLSLVHRFGKHAPPFVHTLIANIYLLIPPVTNPIIYSVKTKKIHKAIVKMVLSKKI is encoded by the coding sequence ATGCCATCCTTCAATCAGAGCATTTTCCACCCTACAGTCTTCTTTCTTACTGGCATCCCTGGTTTTGAAACCTACCATGCCTGGGTCTTCATCCCATTCTGCTGTCTCTATGTCATTGCTATCTCAGGGAATGGCATGATCTTGTTCATCATCATCACTGAGTCAAGCCTTCATGAGCCCATGTACTATTTCCTCTCCATGCTATCCTTCACAGACCTAGGACTATGCCTTTCCACACTGGTCACCATGGTGGGTATTTTCTGGTTCAACACTCGAGAAATCAGCTTTGATGCCTGCATTGGCCAAATGTTCTTCATCCATGGTTTCACATTCATGGAGTCCTCCGTCCTCCTTGCAATGGCCTTTGATCGCTATATTGCCATCTGTAACCCACTGAGATATGCCACAATCTTAACCAATTCAAGAATCATCAAAGTGGGCTTTGCAATTGTTATTAGGGGGACAACAGCTCTGATTCCTTTACTCTTGCTCCTTAAGCATCTGTCCTTCTGTGGAAGTCATGTTCTGCACCATTCATATTGCTTCCACCCTGATGTGATGAAGCTTTCATGCACAGACACCAAGATTAACAGTGCATTTGGCCTGGCCATTGTCATCTCTACCGCTGCCTTGGACTCTGTCTTGATCCTCCTCTCCTATGTCCTGATCATCCACTCCGTGCTCGGCATTGCCTCCTCAGAGGAGCAGAAAAAGGCCTTTGGAACGTGTGTATCCCACATAAGTGCCGTTGCCATCTTCTACGTCCCCATGATCAGTTTGTCACTCGTACATAGATTTGGGAAGCATGCCCCTCCCTTTGTGCATACTCTCATTGCCAACATTTATCTGCTCATCCCTCCTGTAACGAATCCCATAATCTACAGtgtgaagacaaagaaaattcacAAGGCCATAGTCAAAATGgttctttctaaaaaaatttag